One bacterium DNA window includes the following coding sequences:
- the trxA gene encoding thioredoxin, whose amino-acid sequence MAENIHEFTEGNFEAEVLQSDKPVLIDFWAEWCMPCKMIAPAVEEVANDNAEAVKVGKVNVDESPAIASRYGVRSIPTLLLFKGGQVAEKMVGAVSKETIQEFVDKVK is encoded by the coding sequence ATGGCGGAGAACATCCACGAGTTCACGGAAGGCAATTTCGAGGCCGAGGTCTTGCAATCGGACAAACCGGTCCTTATCGACTTCTGGGCCGAGTGGTGCATGCCGTGCAAGATGATCGCGCCGGCGGTGGAGGAGGTCGCGAACGACAACGCGGAGGCCGTCAAGGTCGGCAAGGTCAACGTCGACGAGAGCCCCGCTATTGCGTCCAGGTACGGCGTTCGCTCCATCCCGACGCTGCTCTTATTCAAGGGCGGCCAGGTGGCCGAGAAGATGGTGGGCGCGGTCTCCAAAGAGACCATCCAGGAGTTCGTCGATAAGGTCAAATAG